A genomic stretch from Verrucomicrobiia bacterium includes:
- a CDS encoding EamA family transporter, with translation MSSIKAPASFILLCAIWGSTWLVIKEGYGNLGPFNAASVRFFIAGSIMAFLVPLLGARWPRGKEWLLVFWVAATLFTIDYGLIYWGEESLDSGVTAVVFSVLPILTAIGAHLYLPAERLTARKLAGTCLATLGVAALFGDSLHLDSSLAIHLLALLVAAVFATLASLASKRHGHALHPAALNAPAMLIGAVLLAATSLAIGDGYRLPAAGATWGAIFYLAIAGSVVTFLIYFWLLKTWSATSLSFIAIFTPAIALLLGFLVRHERPSGWSALGMTLILAGVLLAVTRSRAVATTFSPARNH, from the coding sequence ATGTCATCCATAAAAGCCCCCGCCTCGTTTATCCTCCTCTGCGCCATTTGGGGCTCGACGTGGCTGGTTATCAAAGAAGGCTATGGCAATCTCGGCCCATTCAACGCCGCTTCCGTACGCTTTTTCATCGCCGGCTCTATCATGGCATTTCTCGTTCCGCTCCTCGGCGCGCGCTGGCCGCGAGGCAAGGAATGGCTGCTCGTTTTTTGGGTCGCGGCAACGCTGTTCACGATTGATTACGGGTTGATCTATTGGGGTGAAGAATCCTTAGATTCTGGCGTCACGGCTGTGGTCTTTTCCGTGTTGCCAATCCTCACGGCGATTGGTGCGCATCTTTATCTCCCAGCCGAGCGTCTCACGGCCCGCAAACTCGCCGGAACCTGTCTGGCCACGCTCGGCGTCGCCGCGTTATTCGGCGACAGTCTGCATCTCGATTCGTCGCTGGCAATTCATTTGCTCGCGTTGCTGGTTGCCGCCGTCTTCGCCACGCTCGCCTCACTGGCCAGCAAAAGGCACGGCCATGCGCTTCACCCCGCCGCGTTGAATGCTCCCGCGATGCTCATCGGTGCTGTGCTCCTCGCGGCGACCAGCCTGGCGATTGGCGATGGCTATCGGCTGCCGGCGGCGGGAGCAACGTGGGGCGCGATTTTTTATCTGGCCATTGCCGGAAGCGTGGTCACGTTTCTCATTTACTTCTGGCTGCTCAAAACGTGGAGCGCAACCAGCCTGAGTTTCATCGCCATCTTCACGCCTGCAATCGCGCTGCTGCTCGGCTTTCTGGTGCGGCATGAGCGCCCCTCCGGTTGGAGTGCCCTTGGCATGACGCTCATTCTCGCGGGCGTTCTACTGGCCGTGACCAGAAGCCGCGCTGTGGCGACAACTTTTTCTCCCGCGCGAAATCATTAA
- a CDS encoding TonB-dependent receptor, producing the protein MGFFWARWCAAAPTPQGELLEKEGSVDLSRAKVEWSSASVGQKLFVEDRLRTLADSRATLQLAELGRLRLKELTTMEVLPPLANGGKATLDLKNGAFYFFTRERPREFLINTPYAVAASRGTEVMAAVDADGQATFTVFDGQVDVTNNLGGVTLATGDIGTVAPGQAPVKTAVIQTTNLVQWWLYYPAVLDQNELSLTPQEQAQITNSLSAYRAGDLLGALADYPKTFQPQSDGGHIYLAELWLAVGEVEKSETELSKVGAQSELANAIRELMEATSLRTSSRPIQAVSSASDWLARSYSDQARHDLSAALQSARNAAAKDPGFGFAWERVAELEFGFGRTEEALDALEKSIKLSSQNAQAWALKGFLAAARNQLPEAEKHFEQSLDLDGALGNAWLGRGLVRIRQGQSDAGRGDLQTAAALEPNRSELRSYLGKAFDNSGDALHADRELKLAKRLDPSDPTPWLYSALYLREELRFNEALEDLERSLALNDNRQVYRSQLLLDQDRAVRGSSLATIYQSANMNDVSVREAIKAVESDYSNPSAHQFLAESFDAQRDPTRFNLRIETPWFNELLLAHILAPVGAGNLSQNISQQEYSRLFEDDRLGFSSSSEYRSDGQFRELASQYGTEGNSSYALDLDYQHNDGIRPNNELNRIEWYTTLKQQLTPQDSVLLLTKYFDYHSGDNFQRYDQSMVRTNYQLDESQTPLLAVAYHHEWQPGVHTLFLGSRLEDNQRYRDAGVEQLILFTNAAGQVISDAALGKDPVTGAPDGGVDVTYQSRLEIYSAELNQIFQGERNTVILGGRFQGGQFSTTDLLNNVQPSSFAYLFSDPAAQDTANSSFTHESAYAYYTLEPVDHLWLTAGLSFDHMTYPDNFRLSPISSARAERTRYNPKAALVWNPLPQVTLRGAFSKSLSGASFDESFTLEPTELAGFNQSYRTIISESLVGEVSAQDSQVAGGALDLEFPSHTYVGLQGEMLGSQVDRGYGVFDSDDSFFPDSFTPSTTRQSLDYHESSISATVNQLASDMFSIGAKYKFTHSVLQSVFPAIPLAADPTANISQAANLHQTTFFILLNHPSGFFAQAETQWYHQDNFGYTPSLASANFWQHNILFGYRLRRQRAELSVGVLNLGNSDYDLNPLNLYQELPRGRVFFTRVKINL; encoded by the coding sequence GTGGGCTTTTTTTGGGCCCGATGGTGCGCCGCCGCTCCAACGCCGCAAGGCGAGCTGCTGGAAAAGGAAGGCTCGGTGGACCTATCGCGGGCCAAGGTTGAATGGTCGTCCGCCTCTGTCGGCCAAAAACTTTTTGTGGAAGACCGGTTGCGAACGCTGGCGGACAGCCGGGCCACGCTTCAACTGGCGGAATTGGGCAGGCTGAGGTTGAAGGAGTTGACCACGATGGAAGTTTTGCCGCCGCTGGCCAACGGCGGGAAGGCCACGCTCGATTTGAAGAACGGGGCTTTTTATTTTTTCACGCGCGAACGCCCCCGCGAATTTCTCATCAACACGCCTTACGCCGTCGCCGCCTCGCGCGGGACGGAAGTCATGGCGGCGGTGGACGCAGATGGCCAGGCGACTTTCACGGTGTTCGATGGCCAGGTGGATGTGACGAATAACCTAGGCGGCGTCACGCTGGCCACCGGTGACATCGGCACGGTCGCTCCAGGACAGGCACCGGTGAAGACGGCGGTGATCCAGACTACCAATTTGGTGCAGTGGTGGCTGTATTATCCCGCGGTGCTGGATCAAAATGAATTATCGCTCACCCCGCAGGAGCAGGCGCAAATCACCAATTCACTGAGCGCGTATCGTGCCGGTGATCTGCTGGGCGCGCTGGCGGATTATCCAAAAACCTTCCAGCCCCAAAGCGATGGCGGACATATTTATCTGGCGGAACTCTGGCTGGCGGTCGGCGAAGTCGAAAAAAGTGAAACGGAATTATCCAAAGTTGGCGCTCAATCCGAATTGGCCAATGCGATTCGGGAATTGATGGAGGCGACGAGCTTGCGAACGTCGTCGCGCCCCATTCAAGCGGTGTCCTCGGCTTCGGACTGGCTGGCGCGTTCTTATAGTGATCAGGCGCGGCACGATTTGTCCGCGGCGTTGCAGTCCGCGCGAAATGCCGCGGCGAAAGATCCCGGCTTCGGCTTTGCCTGGGAACGCGTGGCGGAACTTGAATTTGGTTTTGGCCGCACGGAAGAAGCGCTGGATGCACTGGAGAAATCAATCAAATTATCCTCGCAAAACGCACAGGCGTGGGCGTTAAAAGGTTTTCTGGCCGCTGCTCGCAATCAACTGCCCGAGGCCGAAAAACATTTTGAACAATCCCTTGATCTGGATGGCGCGCTGGGCAACGCCTGGCTGGGGCGCGGGTTGGTCCGCATCCGCCAGGGACAGAGCGATGCCGGGCGGGGTGATCTTCAAACGGCGGCGGCGCTCGAACCCAATCGCTCGGAACTGCGCAGCTATTTGGGCAAGGCTTTCGATAACAGCGGTGATGCGTTGCATGCGGACCGCGAATTGAAATTGGCCAAGCGGCTCGACCCTTCGGACCCGACGCCGTGGCTTTACTCGGCGCTCTATCTTCGCGAGGAACTTCGTTTCAACGAGGCGCTGGAAGATTTGGAACGGTCGCTGGCCTTGAACGACAACCGGCAGGTCTATCGCTCGCAACTTTTATTGGATCAGGACCGGGCCGTGCGCGGTTCCAGTCTCGCGACGATTTATCAAAGCGCGAACATGAATGATGTGAGCGTGCGCGAAGCCATCAAGGCGGTCGAAAGTGATTACAGCAACCCGTCGGCTCATCAATTTCTGGCGGAAAGCTTCGACGCGCAACGCGATCCCACTCGCTTCAACTTGCGCATCGAAACGCCGTGGTTCAACGAACTTTTGCTGGCGCACATCCTCGCGCCGGTGGGCGCAGGCAACCTTTCACAGAACATTTCCCAACAAGAATATTCCCGGCTGTTCGAGGATGACCGGCTGGGTTTCAGCAGTTCGTCCGAGTATCGCAGCGATGGGCAATTTCGCGAGTTGGCGTCGCAATATGGAACCGAAGGCAATTCCAGTTACGCGCTCGATTTGGATTATCAGCATAACGACGGCATTCGACCCAACAATGAGCTAAATCGAATCGAGTGGTACACGACTTTGAAGCAGCAGTTGACTCCGCAAGACTCCGTTCTGCTTTTGACGAAATATTTCGACTACCACTCGGGCGATAATTTTCAGCGCTACGACCAATCAATGGTGAGGACGAATTATCAGTTGGACGAATCACAAACCCCGCTGCTGGCGGTGGCGTATCATCACGAATGGCAGCCGGGCGTGCACACCCTTTTTCTCGGGTCGCGATTGGAGGATAACCAACGATACCGGGACGCGGGGGTTGAACAGTTAATTCTCTTTACCAACGCAGCCGGACAGGTGATCAGCGATGCGGCTCTTGGAAAGGACCCCGTCACCGGCGCTCCCGATGGAGGCGTGGATGTGACTTACCAAAGCCGTCTTGAAATTTATTCCGCGGAGTTGAATCAAATTTTTCAGGGCGAACGGAATACGGTGATTCTCGGCGGGCGATTTCAAGGCGGACAATTCAGCACGACCGATCTGCTGAACAATGTTCAGCCGTCCAGCTTCGCTTATTTATTTTCCGACCCCGCCGCGCAGGACACCGCCAACTCAAGCTTCACCCACGAGTCGGCGTATGCTTATTACACGCTTGAGCCGGTGGACCACCTTTGGCTGACGGCGGGGCTTTCGTTTGATCACATGACTTACCCGGATAACTTCCGGCTCTCGCCGATTTCTTCCGCGAGGGCCGAGCGAACCCGTTACAATCCCAAGGCGGCGCTGGTCTGGAATCCTTTGCCGCAAGTGACCCTGCGCGGTGCGTTCAGCAAATCATTGAGCGGCGCAAGCTTTGATGAAAGCTTCACGCTGGAGCCGACTGAACTTGCGGGCTTCAATCAATCCTATCGCACGATCATTTCCGAATCGCTGGTCGGAGAAGTATCCGCGCAGGATTCTCAGGTGGCGGGCGGGGCGTTGGATTTGGAATTTCCTTCCCATACTTACGTTGGGCTGCAAGGCGAAATGCTCGGCTCGCAAGTGGACCGCGGGTATGGAGTGTTTGATAGTGACGACTCATTTTTTCCGGACAGCTTCACGCCTTCGACGACGCGCCAATCATTGGATTATCATGAGTCTTCCATTTCGGCGACGGTGAACCAGCTTGCCTCGGACATGTTTTCAATCGGGGCAAAATACAAATTCACGCATTCCGTATTGCAATCGGTGTTTCCAGCGATTCCTCTCGCCGCCGATCCTACGGCGAATATTTCTCAAGCGGCGAACCTGCATCAGACCACATTTTTTATATTGTTGAATCATCCGTCGGGTTTTTTCGCGCAGGCAGAAACCCAATGGTATCACCAGGATAACTTCGGCTACACGCCTTCGCTGGCCTCGGCTAACTTCTGGCAGCACAATATTCTTTTCGGTTACCGTTTGCGCCGGCAACGCGCGGAATTGAGCGTTGGCGTATTGAACCTGGGGAATTCGGATTATGATTTAAATCCGTTGAATCTCTATCAGGAACTGCCGCGCGGCCGCGTCTTTTTTACGCGCGTAAAGATTAATTTGTAA
- a CDS encoding adenylate/guanylate cyclase domain-containing protein: MAADHKSKKRFYAYLLGALLTSGLGLFLLLPLGDGLARLSYDFPFLFQSGGDAKVVMVYVNAGVKRDLGEPEDVPLNRRYYTQLIDRLHRDGARLVFFDFISFDEANPDPVVDREFSNAARSFGRVVVVTRSSMSDQLNIAVDEVTPVAATISASVVTGLCNVDDVPDHVVRRIFMGTAEQPSAAWAAASLLGAPATHDPNARFRERWVNYYGPPGSFKGVALNQVLETNGLPQGFFRDKIIVVGSGSDVALAGAAQDEFANPYSRFGAGVPGARKRPSYGAEVQAQTLLNLINGDWLEQLNPRAQAALIIAWGFICAFGLSGRRPWNAALLAFAGMGIVGATAVWMQLKVHLWWDWGVLMVQTPVALVWSVGYQYVTEFRRRRMLRQAFGLYLSPYMAERIANSQFDLSLGGTEVEATVMFTDLEGFTKMSESLAPQEVSKILTTYFNQTTRVILHEQGTIIKYIGDAVMAVWGAPMADERHAERAVIAAWGMNQAGKERVEGRQLRTRIGINTGKVLAGNLGSDFRFDYTLIGDTTNFASRLEGLNKYLGTDILISESTRLQLSEKMRLRCVGRFIVSGKKIAVKIYEVLGPGSTTEVPEWLARFDQGLECFIRRDFDNAERLMREVIALRDGKDGPAQFYLKEIATVRLDIGDGWDGSVRLHDK, from the coding sequence ATGGCCGCCGACCATAAATCTAAAAAGCGTTTTTATGCATACCTGCTCGGCGCGTTACTGACCAGCGGACTCGGTCTTTTTCTGTTGCTGCCGCTTGGCGATGGCCTCGCACGGCTTAGTTATGATTTCCCCTTTTTGTTCCAATCCGGCGGCGATGCGAAAGTCGTCATGGTCTATGTCAACGCGGGCGTCAAACGCGACTTGGGTGAACCGGAAGATGTGCCACTGAACCGGCGTTACTACACCCAACTGATTGACCGGCTTCATCGCGACGGCGCGCGGTTGGTTTTTTTTGATTTTATCAGTTTCGATGAAGCAAATCCCGATCCGGTCGTGGACCGGGAATTCAGCAATGCCGCGCGTTCCTTCGGCCGCGTCGTCGTGGTCACGCGCTCTTCCATGTCCGATCAACTGAATATCGCCGTGGATGAAGTCACGCCCGTGGCCGCCACGATTTCAGCCTCCGTAGTCACGGGATTATGTAACGTGGACGATGTGCCGGATCATGTCGTGCGCCGTATTTTTATGGGCACGGCGGAACAACCCAGCGCCGCCTGGGCCGCCGCCAGCCTGCTCGGCGCGCCGGCGACGCATGATCCGAATGCGCGCTTTCGCGAGCGGTGGGTCAATTACTATGGGCCACCCGGTTCCTTCAAAGGCGTGGCTCTCAATCAAGTTTTGGAAACGAACGGCCTTCCGCAGGGATTTTTTCGCGACAAGATCATTGTGGTGGGCAGCGGCTCGGATGTGGCTTTGGCCGGCGCGGCACAAGACGAATTTGCCAATCCGTATTCGCGATTTGGCGCGGGCGTGCCCGGCGCGCGCAAACGGCCGTCTTATGGCGCAGAGGTGCAGGCGCAAACTTTGCTCAACTTAATCAACGGCGACTGGCTGGAACAATTGAATCCGCGAGCGCAAGCCGCGTTGATTATCGCGTGGGGTTTTATCTGCGCCTTTGGCCTGAGCGGACGGCGTCCGTGGAACGCGGCCTTGCTCGCGTTCGCCGGGATGGGAATCGTGGGTGCAACCGCGGTGTGGATGCAACTCAAGGTTCATCTTTGGTGGGATTGGGGCGTGCTGATGGTGCAAACCCCGGTCGCTCTCGTCTGGTCGGTGGGTTATCAATATGTGACTGAGTTTCGGCGGAGACGGATGTTGCGCCAGGCCTTTGGTCTTTACCTTTCGCCATACATGGCCGAACGCATCGCGAACAGCCAGTTTGATCTTTCATTGGGCGGCACCGAAGTGGAGGCCACGGTGATGTTCACAGATCTCGAAGGCTTCACCAAAATGTCCGAATCACTTGCGCCGCAGGAAGTTTCAAAAATACTGACCACTTATTTTAATCAAACCACCCGCGTTATTCTCCACGAGCAAGGGACGATCATCAAATATATCGGCGATGCCGTCATGGCCGTTTGGGGCGCGCCGATGGCTGATGAGCGCCACGCGGAACGCGCCGTGATCGCGGCGTGGGGCATGAACCAGGCGGGAAAGGAACGCGTCGAAGGGCGGCAGCTCCGCACACGCATCGGAATCAACACCGGCAAAGTGCTGGCCGGCAATCTTGGATCGGATTTCCGATTTGATTACACGCTGATCGGAGACACCACCAACTTTGCCTCGCGCCTTGAAGGTTTAAATAAATATCTTGGGACTGACATCCTGATTTCCGAATCCACCCGTTTGCAACTGAGTGAAAAAATGCGGTTGCGCTGCGTTGGGCGATTCATCGTCTCGGGAAAAAAAATCGCCGTGAAAATTTATGAAGTGCTCGGCCCGGGCTCAACCACGGAAGTTCCCGAATGGCTCGCGCGATTTGACCAGGGACTGGAATGTTTTATCCGGCGTGATTTCGACAACGCCGAGAGATTGATGCGCGAGGTGATTGCCCTGCGCGACGGCAAGGACGGCCCGGCGCAATTTTATTTGAAGGAGATCGCCACCGTCCGCCTGGACATAGGCGACGGCTGGGATGGAAGCGTAAGATTGCACGACAAATAA